The Cohnella abietis genome has a segment encoding these proteins:
- a CDS encoding SRPBCC family protein codes for MSLALSMDFQYTTSIEKAWSALTDSGKLAKWITENDFKPVVGHRFQFRHQASEYWDGIVDGEVLIVEAPNRLSYSWATGNEKHTVTWTLQDLGDGKVNLHLDQTGFSNPQGLEGARYGWGNWFGGFEKVLEQ; via the coding sequence ATGAGTTTAGCATTATCAATGGATTTTCAGTATACGACATCGATCGAGAAGGCTTGGTCTGCTTTAACCGATTCAGGCAAGTTAGCAAAATGGATTACGGAAAATGATTTTAAACCCGTCGTGGGACATCGTTTTCAGTTTCGCCATCAGGCGTCCGAATATTGGGATGGAATCGTTGACGGCGAAGTGCTTATTGTGGAAGCACCAAACCGGTTGTCCTATTCTTGGGCTACCGGAAACGAGAAGCACACGGTCACTTGGACACTACAGGATTTAGGGGATGGAAAGGTTAATCTTCATCTCGATCAAACAGGATTCTCCAATCCTCAAGGACTCGAAGGCGCTAGATATGGCTGGGGTAATTGGTTCGGCGGGTTTGAGAAGGTTTTGGAACAATAA
- a CDS encoding ArsR/SmtB family transcription factor, which yields MNENNQLRDAFDAIADPTRRQLIRLLAEADEIPLHELTAQFQMGRTAVSKHLTILKEAGMVLDRKVGRETRFRLNAAPLREIQDWVAFYSKYWSTNMLRLNQLFEEEEQ from the coding sequence GTGAACGAAAACAACCAGCTGCGGGATGCGTTTGACGCGATTGCAGATCCAACGAGGCGCCAACTGATTCGTCTGTTAGCAGAGGCAGACGAGATACCGCTTCACGAGTTAACGGCACAGTTCCAAATGGGCCGTACAGCGGTATCAAAGCATTTGACAATTCTTAAAGAGGCCGGAATGGTGCTTGACCGAAAAGTCGGCAGAGAAACGCGATTTAGGCTAAATGCCGCTCCACTAAGAGAAATTCAAGATTGGGTAGCTTTCTACAGCAAATACTGGAGTACAAATATGTTGCGTTTGAACCAACTATTCGAGGAGGAAGAACAATGA
- a CDS encoding DsbA family oxidoreductase: MKVEIWSDYVCPFCYIGKRKFEIALERFAHKEQIETVYRSFELDPGADPHSGISTASVLASKYGMSMEQAQASALNLTQQASAVGLTFHFEKTVLTNTFDAHRVVHFAAEQGKNKELSERLFKAYFTEGENIGHRDRLAVLAAEVGLDAVKVAEVLESTSFKDSVRGEEQEGSALGIKGVPFYVIDRKYAVSGAQSPEVFLETLNKAWSEKHPTFIQVNDGDNDASCTDGYCAPDAPKS; encoded by the coding sequence ATGAAGGTGGAAATTTGGTCAGATTATGTATGTCCATTCTGTTATATAGGAAAAAGAAAGTTTGAGATCGCACTTGAGCGATTTGCTCATAAAGAGCAAATTGAGACTGTATACCGCAGCTTCGAGCTTGATCCCGGTGCAGATCCGCATTCAGGCATAAGCACTGCCAGCGTGCTGGCATCCAAATATGGAATGAGCATGGAGCAGGCGCAAGCGTCAGCTCTTAATCTCACGCAGCAAGCGTCAGCTGTTGGCCTAACGTTTCATTTTGAAAAGACTGTTTTAACTAATACTTTCGATGCGCACAGAGTTGTCCATTTTGCTGCTGAACAGGGCAAGAACAAGGAGCTGTCTGAACGTTTGTTCAAGGCTTATTTCACGGAAGGAGAAAATATAGGCCATCGTGATCGCTTGGCCGTGCTGGCTGCCGAAGTTGGGCTCGATGCTGTAAAGGTCGCAGAAGTGCTGGAATCTACCTCATTCAAAGATTCGGTTCGCGGAGAAGAGCAGGAGGGAAGTGCACTCGGTATTAAAGGTGTTCCCTTCTACGTCATTGATCGCAAGTATGCCGTTTCTGGCGCACAATCACCAGAGGTGTTTCTAGAAACGTTGAACAAAGCTTGGAGTGAGAAGCACCCTACATTTATACAAGTGAATGACGGGGATAATGATGCATCATGCACGGATGGATATTGCGCGCCAGACGCCCCTAAATCCTGA
- a CDS encoding carbohydrate ABC transporter permease, translating into MIRSMKKSVSHIILLAYLIAILYPFLFVLFSSVKSDNQEIASNPFGLPSSFHFENYHEAWVNAKISTYFINSLYIATLCSIATILISSLAAFAITRMRYLKISKGLYQFILIGMLIPGNALLLPVYILLKDANILGTHLALIIPYTAGAIPFTVIILSAFMRSIPSELEEASVMDGLSAKGIFWRIILPITVPALVTVFIVNFIGNWNEFLMANYFISTDELRTLPVGMVGFRDTYNTNYAQMSAGIVYSIVPVMIIYGVLQKQIIEGLTAGSVKG; encoded by the coding sequence ATGATAAGATCGATGAAAAAAAGTGTCAGTCATATTATTTTACTTGCCTACTTGATCGCGATTCTTTACCCATTCCTGTTCGTGCTCTTCTCGTCAGTAAAGTCGGATAATCAGGAGATTGCGAGTAATCCATTTGGACTTCCGTCTTCGTTTCATTTTGAGAATTATCACGAGGCATGGGTAAATGCGAAAATTAGCACGTACTTTATTAATAGCTTGTATATTGCAACCCTTTGCTCCATCGCGACCATCCTTATTTCATCGCTGGCAGCATTCGCTATTACAAGGATGCGTTATTTGAAAATCAGTAAGGGATTGTATCAGTTTATACTGATCGGCATGCTTATTCCGGGTAATGCCTTGCTGTTGCCTGTTTACATTTTGTTGAAAGACGCGAATATTCTTGGCACCCATCTTGCGCTAATCATTCCCTATACCGCCGGAGCCATTCCGTTTACGGTTATTATTTTATCGGCGTTCATGCGCTCAATTCCGAGTGAGCTTGAAGAAGCCTCTGTTATGGATGGCTTGAGTGCAAAGGGAATATTCTGGCGAATTATTTTACCCATTACTGTTCCAGCATTGGTTACCGTGTTTATCGTAAACTTCATCGGTAATTGGAATGAATTTCTGATGGCTAATTACTTCATTTCCACTGATGAATTAAGAACATTGCCTGTCGGAATGGTCGGTTTCCGCGATACTTATAATACGAATTATGCTCAAATGTCAGCTGGGATTGTATACAGTATCGTTCCTGTCATGATTATTTATGGAGTTCTACAAAAACAAATTATTGAAGGTTTAACCGCAGGAAGTGTTAAAGGCTGA
- a CDS encoding carbohydrate ABC transporter permease, whose product MNKALRNPMTYVFFMLPILVLYILFFIYPMIDAFAKGFTKWNGIGTPKFNGLKNFDKAFSDENFWNSVKNNSYFILFSVFVQVPIIVFFSLLISNVKKLKGLYKTAVFIPAVMSTAVVGILWSFIYEPDIGLFNVILTKIGINPVMWLSDTNWAMVSILITNAWQWTGFYIVMVLAAILSIPKEIDEAAVIDGANGFQRAISITMPLIMPIISVVIMLSIAGAMKAADIVIVMTKGGPGGATDVMATYMLKYGITNAKYGYGNSIAVLIFIFTLIITAIYQLLIARRNERVEY is encoded by the coding sequence ATGAATAAAGCATTGCGAAACCCTATGACATATGTGTTTTTTATGTTGCCCATCCTCGTGCTCTATATCTTATTTTTCATTTATCCGATGATCGATGCTTTCGCCAAAGGCTTTACGAAATGGAACGGCATTGGAACGCCAAAATTTAATGGCTTGAAAAACTTTGATAAAGCATTTTCGGATGAAAACTTTTGGAATTCCGTTAAAAACAATAGTTATTTCATTTTGTTCTCGGTTTTCGTTCAAGTACCGATCATCGTGTTTTTCTCTTTATTGATCAGCAATGTCAAAAAACTTAAGGGATTATACAAAACAGCCGTATTTATCCCCGCAGTTATGTCAACTGCAGTCGTCGGTATATTGTGGAGCTTCATCTACGAGCCTGATATCGGCTTGTTTAATGTAATTCTAACGAAAATAGGTATTAATCCGGTAATGTGGTTATCCGATACGAATTGGGCCATGGTGTCCATTTTGATTACGAATGCCTGGCAGTGGACGGGATTTTACATTGTCATGGTTCTTGCCGCAATCCTATCGATTCCGAAGGAAATCGATGAAGCCGCTGTAATCGATGGGGCTAACGGTTTCCAACGAGCGATCAGTATTACGATGCCTCTTATCATGCCTATTATTTCCGTTGTTATTATGCTCTCCATCGCAGGAGCGATGAAAGCAGCAGACATTGTTATCGTCATGACCAAAGGCGGTCCAGGGGGCGCAACGGATGTTATGGCCACCTACATGCTCAAATACGGAATTACGAACGCGAAATATGGATACGGCAACTCAATCGCTGTGCTGATTTTCATTTTCACTCTTATTATTACGGCAATTTATCAGTTATTGATTGCTAGAAGAAACGAAAGGGTCGAATACTAA
- a CDS encoding ABC transporter substrate-binding protein produces MKKSHLLIPLSMVLLATTALSSVGAAEKSVTLVVRHTQLGESKQQRLNILNDVLKRVKKEVSGVDFKLDGVDSDVNRKEKLRSEMATDSAPAIFDLFGGADTKLYASEDKLLDLTPIIKELGLTSKFISLGEFTVDGKVYGLPIGGFQEGYFYSKPYFEANKLQIPKTIDELEKLAATIKKKGQTPFAQGSKQAWVPLMTANTLWSRYAGPDITYGFATGKTKWNSAEMVAAFDKYQDWVKKGYFKKGELGLEYAEQRNQLIRGEAVMMYDGSWASSVFGDTKQAGKLTNKVGYFPMPKATNGKGSQTAVNGGFSNGYGFSAKVKKDPKQLAAVKSFIKNLYNDEMQIRGLEADGVLPSMKVDSAKLAKAKVSDLVKEIIAVGNKASGAFPAFDALVQPDVNTAISDGIQKLIGGKTTAKKMLDAVQKVQAEANDNDE; encoded by the coding sequence ATGAAGAAAAGTCATCTGCTTATTCCGCTTAGCATGGTACTTCTGGCGACCACAGCACTTAGTTCAGTAGGCGCAGCAGAGAAAAGCGTTACCTTGGTTGTTAGACACACGCAATTGGGTGAGTCGAAGCAACAACGTCTCAACATACTTAATGATGTATTGAAGAGAGTCAAAAAAGAGGTTTCAGGAGTCGACTTTAAGCTAGACGGCGTTGATTCCGACGTAAACCGGAAAGAGAAATTACGTTCGGAAATGGCAACAGATTCTGCTCCGGCAATTTTCGATCTATTCGGTGGAGCCGATACGAAGCTGTATGCTTCTGAAGATAAGCTTCTGGATCTGACACCGATCATTAAAGAGCTTGGCTTAACTAGTAAATTTATTTCTTTGGGCGAATTTACGGTTGATGGTAAAGTATACGGTCTTCCAATCGGCGGTTTCCAAGAAGGTTATTTCTACAGCAAGCCTTACTTTGAAGCAAACAAGCTGCAAATTCCAAAAACGATAGACGAGCTTGAGAAATTGGCCGCTACCATTAAGAAGAAAGGTCAAACACCTTTTGCACAAGGCTCCAAGCAAGCATGGGTACCGTTGATGACAGCAAATACATTGTGGTCCCGTTATGCAGGTCCAGATATTACTTACGGATTCGCAACCGGCAAAACCAAGTGGAATAGCGCTGAAATGGTCGCAGCTTTCGACAAGTACCAAGATTGGGTTAAGAAAGGCTACTTCAAAAAAGGTGAGCTTGGTCTAGAGTACGCTGAACAACGCAACCAACTCATTCGTGGCGAAGCAGTTATGATGTACGATGGATCTTGGGCTTCAAGTGTATTCGGAGATACTAAACAAGCTGGTAAATTGACTAATAAAGTTGGATATTTCCCAATGCCTAAAGCAACCAATGGAAAAGGCAGCCAAACAGCAGTAAACGGCGGCTTCTCTAACGGTTATGGTTTCTCAGCAAAAGTTAAAAAGGATCCAAAACAATTAGCAGCCGTTAAATCCTTCATTAAGAACCTGTATAACGATGAAATGCAAATTCGTGGACTTGAAGCTGATGGCGTATTGCCTTCTATGAAAGTAGATAGCGCGAAGCTTGCAAAGGCTAAAGTTTCTGACCTAGTAAAAGAAATAATTGCTGTAGGTAACAAAGCAAGCGGTGCATTCCCGGCGTTCGATGCTCTGGTTCAACCAGATGTGAACACGGCGATTAGCGACGGCATTCAAAAATTAATCGGCGGGAAAACGACGGCTAAGAAAATGCTTGATGCCGTTCAGAAAGTTCAAGCAGAAGCAAACGATAACGATGAGTAA
- a CDS encoding glycosyltransferase: MSESIDPQIASTFYQYGKASYLDVGGQFYYPEEISIGSDVSIHGYYWLNIIAPGVGSKPKIIIGDGCTCDEGLIISALNRIELKRDVIIESRVFISDTDHEYRQVGKPITAQSIIETSGVVCIEEGVRIGANSVIVGHIRIGRGSIVLPGSVVEQDVPEQCIVGGAPAQIVQIYEPVLDKWVDVGKKTNYPTPLFTLKQPPPLLSICIPTYNRSANLDRCLHSILTQIKTGTPVEVLVSDNASTDDTPEVVRRYAARYPFVKYSRNSENIGADRNIYHVMRLAQGTFIKMQGDDDYCVEGTLMPLIDVVRNHSDCGIIHIHTHNNDRRVYTAEGAQAFLSSTAIMSTFISGMILRKEDLEQVEQPDLFLDSSFNQMYLQYAILTKNPKFCVVNWSMFHFEGNQPSGYNFGEVVIRSYQSILSHFIGKGLTEDNVREEKMRALYSYILPWFRGIIANRYRTDISRFEDIFSEHYRDEPYYEQALSEIRTLTASSQS, encoded by the coding sequence ATGTCGGAATCCATAGATCCGCAAATCGCTTCTACCTTTTATCAATATGGGAAAGCGTCATATCTGGATGTCGGGGGACAATTCTATTATCCAGAGGAAATATCCATCGGAAGCGATGTGTCGATTCATGGATATTATTGGCTCAATATTATTGCGCCAGGAGTTGGATCAAAGCCGAAGATTATTATTGGCGATGGCTGTACATGCGATGAGGGGCTAATTATATCTGCTTTAAATCGGATTGAGCTCAAACGTGATGTCATAATCGAATCCCGAGTATTTATTTCAGATACGGATCATGAGTATCGTCAAGTCGGAAAACCCATAACAGCCCAATCAATCATTGAAACCTCAGGTGTAGTATGTATTGAGGAAGGGGTCCGTATTGGTGCTAACTCTGTTATTGTCGGTCATATCCGCATAGGTCGAGGCAGTATCGTACTGCCCGGTAGCGTTGTCGAACAAGATGTGCCCGAGCAATGTATCGTGGGTGGCGCGCCCGCTCAAATCGTTCAAATATACGAGCCGGTCTTGGACAAATGGGTCGATGTGGGCAAAAAAACTAATTACCCTACTCCTCTATTCACCCTAAAACAGCCCCCTCCCCTACTCTCGATCTGCATTCCGACTTACAATCGCTCGGCCAATTTAGACCGCTGCCTGCATTCGATATTAACCCAAATAAAGACTGGTACACCGGTGGAGGTGCTTGTTTCAGACAACGCCTCGACAGACGATACACCTGAGGTTGTAAGACGCTATGCAGCTCGGTATCCCTTCGTAAAATATTCACGCAATAGCGAGAATATAGGGGCTGACCGCAATATTTATCACGTCATGCGACTAGCACAAGGAACGTTCATTAAGATGCAAGGTGATGACGATTATTGTGTGGAAGGCACGCTGATGCCGCTTATCGATGTAGTGAGAAACCATTCTGATTGTGGGATTATTCATATTCACACCCATAACAATGACCGTCGGGTGTATACGGCCGAAGGTGCGCAAGCGTTTCTCTCCTCCACTGCTATTATGTCGACATTCATTTCAGGCATGATTTTGCGCAAAGAGGATCTGGAGCAAGTCGAGCAGCCCGACCTATTCCTTGATTCCTCCTTTAACCAAATGTATCTTCAATACGCCATATTGACGAAAAACCCTAAATTTTGTGTCGTAAACTGGAGCATGTTTCATTTTGAAGGAAATCAACCGAGTGGTTACAATTTTGGTGAGGTCGTCATTCGCAGCTACCAGTCGATTTTAAGCCACTTTATTGGCAAAGGTCTGACGGAAGACAATGTACGTGAGGAAAAAATGAGGGCTCTATACAGCTATATCCTACCTTGGTTTAGAGGCATTATCGCTAATCGTTACCGTACGGATATTAGTCGGTTCGAGGATATTTTCAGCGAGCATTATCGTGATGAACCTTATTATGAGCAAGCTTTAAGCGAGATTCGCACTCTAACAGCTTCTTCACAATCATAG